The following proteins come from a genomic window of Trinickia caryophylli:
- a CDS encoding NAD-dependent succinate-semialdehyde dehydrogenase has product MLNFESIELKDPSLLRTKAFVAGEWQDAQGGATFEVRNPATGRVLATVPKMGAAETRRAIEAANAAWPAWRAQPAKARAAILRKWYDLMIAHADDLAQIMTAEQGKPLAEAKGEIQYAASFLEWFGEEAKRVYGDTIPSPANDRRIVVVKEPVGVCAAITPWNFPAAMITRKVGPALAAGCPIVVKPAEATPLSALALAALAERAGLPAGVLSIVTGEPKEIGGELTANPLVRKLSFTGSTAIGRLLMAQCAATVKKVSLELGGNAPFIVFDDADLDAAVTGAIASKYRNSGQTCVCANRFYVHERVYDAFAEKLRAAVEQLKVGRGTEAGVVQGPLINEAAVQKVEAHIEDALAKGAHVATGGKRHALGYSFFEPTVLTGVTPAMRVAKEETFGPVAPLFRFASDDEVVRLANDTEFGLAAYFYSRDVGRVWRVAEALEYGMVGINTGLISNEVAPFGGVKQSGIGREGSHYGIDEYVVVKYLCLGI; this is encoded by the coding sequence ATGCTCAATTTCGAATCGATCGAACTGAAGGACCCGTCCCTGCTGCGAACCAAGGCGTTCGTGGCGGGCGAATGGCAGGATGCGCAAGGCGGCGCGACGTTCGAAGTCCGCAATCCGGCCACGGGGCGGGTGCTGGCCACCGTGCCGAAGATGGGCGCCGCCGAAACGCGCCGTGCGATCGAAGCGGCAAACGCCGCGTGGCCCGCGTGGCGCGCGCAGCCGGCGAAGGCCCGCGCGGCCATCCTGCGCAAATGGTACGACCTGATGATCGCCCACGCCGACGATCTCGCGCAGATCATGACGGCCGAGCAAGGCAAGCCGCTTGCCGAGGCCAAGGGGGAGATCCAGTACGCAGCGTCGTTTCTCGAGTGGTTCGGCGAGGAAGCAAAGCGCGTCTATGGCGACACGATCCCGAGCCCCGCGAACGACAGGCGCATCGTGGTGGTCAAGGAGCCGGTCGGCGTCTGCGCGGCCATCACCCCGTGGAATTTTCCCGCTGCGATGATCACGCGCAAGGTCGGCCCCGCGCTCGCGGCCGGCTGCCCGATCGTCGTCAAGCCGGCCGAAGCCACGCCGCTTTCGGCGCTGGCACTCGCGGCGCTCGCCGAGCGCGCCGGCCTGCCCGCGGGCGTGCTGAGCATCGTGACGGGCGAGCCCAAGGAAATCGGCGGCGAGCTGACCGCCAACCCGCTCGTACGCAAGCTCTCGTTCACGGGGTCGACCGCGATCGGGCGGCTGCTGATGGCGCAATGCGCCGCCACCGTCAAGAAGGTCTCGCTCGAACTCGGCGGCAACGCGCCGTTCATCGTGTTCGACGATGCCGATCTGGACGCCGCCGTCACGGGGGCGATCGCCTCCAAATACCGCAACAGCGGGCAAACCTGCGTCTGCGCGAACCGCTTTTACGTGCATGAGCGCGTGTACGACGCGTTTGCCGAAAAGCTGCGCGCGGCAGTCGAACAGTTGAAGGTCGGGCGCGGCACCGAGGCCGGCGTCGTACAGGGGCCGCTCATCAACGAGGCGGCCGTGCAGAAGGTCGAGGCGCATATCGAAGACGCGCTCGCCAAGGGCGCGCACGTGGCTACGGGCGGCAAACGCCATGCTTTGGGCTACAGCTTCTTCGAGCCGACGGTGCTCACAGGCGTAACCCCGGCCATGCGCGTGGCGAAGGAGGAAACGTTCGGTCCGGTGGCGCCGCTGTTCAGGTTCGCGTCGGACGACGAAGTGGTCCGGCTCGCCAACGACACGGAGTTCGGTCTCGCAGCCTACTTCTACAGCCGGGACGTCGGCCGCGTCTGGCGCGTGGCCGAAGCGCTCGAATACGGCATGGTCGGCATCAATACGGGCCTCATTTCCAACGAGGTCGCGCCTTTCGGCGGCGTCAAGCAATCGGGCATCGGCCGCGAAGGCTCGCACTACGGCATCGACGAGTACGTCGTCGTCAAGTACCTCTGCCTCGGCATTTGA
- a CDS encoding ABC transporter substrate-binding protein, which produces MKKIFAAVAIAALAVSAGVAQAKEWKEIRFGVDASYAPFESKAPDGKLVGFDIDLGNEICKRVNAKCVWIENDFDGMIPALKAKKFDGVLSSMSMTPAREKEIAFSKKLFNTPTALVAKKGSPLKPTADSLKGKTVGVEQGTIQETYAKTYWEKAGVKVTPYQNQDQVYQDLLSGRLDAALQDKVQAEIGFLKTPRGAGYQLVGEDLNDPKVLGEGAGIGLRKQDTDLKAKIDKAIDEIRADGTYDKIQKKYFDFDVYGK; this is translated from the coding sequence GTGAAGAAAATATTCGCCGCAGTAGCCATCGCCGCGCTCGCCGTTTCGGCGGGCGTTGCACAAGCGAAAGAATGGAAGGAAATCCGCTTTGGCGTGGACGCCAGCTACGCGCCGTTTGAATCGAAAGCCCCGGACGGCAAGCTCGTCGGCTTCGATATCGATCTCGGCAACGAAATCTGCAAGCGTGTGAATGCGAAGTGCGTGTGGATCGAGAACGACTTCGACGGCATGATCCCCGCGTTGAAGGCGAAGAAGTTCGATGGCGTGCTGTCGTCGATGTCGATGACGCCCGCTCGGGAAAAGGAAATCGCATTCTCGAAGAAGCTCTTCAATACGCCGACCGCCCTCGTGGCCAAGAAGGGCTCGCCGCTGAAGCCGACGGCTGACTCGCTCAAGGGCAAAACGGTCGGCGTCGAGCAGGGCACCATTCAGGAAACCTATGCGAAGACCTACTGGGAAAAGGCGGGTGTGAAGGTTACGCCGTACCAGAACCAGGACCAGGTCTATCAGGATCTGCTCTCGGGCCGGCTCGACGCCGCCCTGCAAGACAAGGTGCAAGCTGAAATCGGCTTCCTCAAGACGCCGCGCGGCGCCGGCTATCAACTCGTCGGCGAAGACCTCAACGATCCGAAGGTGCTCGGCGAAGGCGCCGGCATCGGTCTGCGCAAGCAGGACACCGACCTGAAGGCGAAGATCGACAAGGCGATCGACGAAATCCGCGCTGACGGCACGTACGACAAAATCCAGAAGAAGTACTTCGATTTCGACGTCTACGGCAAGTAA
- a CDS encoding M14 family metallopeptidase has translation MQTRIHPLISPSLGTGRHLQSFHYGPGGAQKVYIQSSLHADELPGMLVAWALRRKLTALEEAGKLRGEIVVVPVPNPIGLSQHVLGQMIGRFETNSASNFNRNFYDLAALVMPRIESRLGNDARANMQAIRAAMREALDEQKPRTELESQRLALQRLSYDADIVLDLHCDFEGAMHLYTNPDLWEDVEPLARYLDAKASLLALNSVGNPFDEIHSFCWSELRARFGERHPIPNGGISVTVELRGQADVSYEDAEHDSQAIIEYLTQRGIVEGTAAPLPPLAFAATPLAGTEPLVAPMSGVVVFRANVGRWIEAGQPVADIVDPLADQVATVTAGTPGVLYARHRARFATAGMEIARIAGATAFRTGSLLSP, from the coding sequence ATGCAAACACGAATCCATCCGTTGATTTCCCCTTCGCTCGGCACCGGGCGCCATCTGCAAAGCTTCCATTACGGCCCGGGCGGTGCTCAAAAGGTATACATCCAATCGTCGCTGCACGCGGACGAACTGCCCGGCATGCTCGTGGCATGGGCGCTGCGGCGCAAGCTCACCGCACTCGAGGAAGCCGGCAAGCTGCGCGGCGAGATCGTCGTCGTACCCGTGCCCAATCCGATCGGACTTAGCCAGCACGTACTCGGCCAGATGATCGGCCGCTTTGAAACGAATTCGGCCAGCAACTTCAACCGCAACTTCTACGATCTGGCCGCGCTCGTAATGCCGCGCATCGAAAGCCGCCTCGGCAACGACGCCCGCGCGAACATGCAGGCGATCCGCGCGGCGATGCGCGAAGCGCTCGACGAGCAAAAACCGCGCACCGAACTCGAATCGCAGCGCCTCGCGCTGCAGCGGCTTTCGTACGACGCGGACATCGTGCTCGATCTGCACTGCGACTTCGAAGGCGCGATGCACCTTTATACGAACCCGGACCTCTGGGAGGACGTGGAGCCGCTCGCCCGCTATCTCGACGCCAAGGCTTCGCTGCTCGCCCTCAACTCGGTCGGCAATCCGTTCGACGAAATTCACAGCTTCTGCTGGTCGGAGCTGCGCGCGCGCTTCGGCGAGCGCCATCCCATTCCCAATGGCGGCATTTCGGTCACCGTCGAATTGCGCGGCCAAGCCGACGTCTCGTACGAGGATGCCGAGCACGACTCCCAGGCAATCATCGAATACCTCACGCAGCGCGGGATCGTCGAAGGTACCGCGGCGCCGTTGCCGCCGCTCGCCTTCGCGGCCACGCCGCTCGCCGGCACCGAGCCGCTCGTTGCACCGATGTCGGGCGTCGTCGTGTTCCGCGCGAACGTGGGCCGATGGATCGAGGCCGGACAGCCCGTGGCCGACATCGTCGATCCGCTCGCCGATCAAGTCGCCACCGTGACAGCGGGCACGCCCGGCGTGCTCTATGCGCGCCACCGGGCGCGCTTTGCCACGGCCGGCATGGAGATCGCGCGCATTGCCGGCGCAACCGCTTTCCGCACGGGAAGCCTGCTCTCGCCTTGA
- a CDS encoding DUF2866 domain-containing protein — MIEDSVFKHVRTMLKRQHALPVQSCRVSQPVQRPWGRTYRLVEWTVTKDAPSHRCVVPAELSAAEIARHVAAHIPGRIYFDEPR; from the coding sequence ATGATAGAAGATTCCGTGTTCAAACATGTGCGCACGATGCTCAAGCGTCAGCATGCGTTGCCTGTGCAGAGCTGCCGCGTCTCGCAACCCGTGCAGCGCCCGTGGGGCCGTACCTATCGGCTCGTCGAATGGACGGTAACGAAAGATGCGCCGTCGCATCGGTGCGTCGTGCCGGCGGAACTCAGCGCGGCAGAAATCGCGCGCCACGTTGCCGCCCACATCCCCGGCCGCATCTACTTCGACGAACCGCGCTGA
- a CDS encoding DUF6232 family protein, whose translation MENSFNERGVTITRNGLSAGGQLFALRDIQALRVVTVHKNKALPLVVALIGAATAATGGVLEMGSLLVIGVMLVVVGALAWYVQDITHRLMIRTATGEREALTSTDIEFVERVGQAVHDALARTQSV comes from the coding sequence ATGGAAAATTCGTTCAACGAACGCGGCGTGACGATCACCCGCAACGGCCTCAGCGCGGGCGGCCAGCTTTTCGCGCTGCGCGACATTCAAGCACTGCGCGTCGTCACCGTTCACAAGAACAAGGCCTTGCCCCTCGTCGTCGCACTCATCGGTGCGGCAACGGCGGCCACCGGCGGCGTACTCGAGATGGGCTCGCTGCTCGTGATCGGCGTCATGCTCGTCGTCGTGGGGGCGCTTGCGTGGTACGTGCAGGACATCACGCACCGCCTGATGATTCGGACCGCAACGGGCGAACGCGAAGCGCTGACGAGCACCGACATCGAATTCGTCGAGCGCGTCGGCCAAGCCGTGCACGACGCGCTCGCGCGCACTCAATCGGTCTGA
- a CDS encoding glycogen/starch/alpha-glucan phosphorylase, translating to MTAVDLEFDQLNSTVDALRRSISNRLMYGVGKDAVAARPQDWLNAAAFAVRDRLVARWMKTTRQQYEQDVKRVYYLSMEFLIGRTFTNALLALGIHDQMHEALASVGVDLAAITELEPDAALGNGGLGRLAACFLDSMATLAVPGFGYGIRYEYGMFRQQIVGGEQVETPDYWLRAGNPWEFPRPEVQYVVHFGGRTVQREHGVEWTETEHVNAMAYDTVIPGFGTSATNTLRLWSARATEELDLSAFNQGDYRRAVEAKEYSENVSRLLYPDDSTPAGRELRLRQEYFFVSATMQDLIRRYQRTHSTFGRFAEKVAIHLNDTHPVLAIPELMRLLVDVHHIPWERAWKMVHQVFSYTNHTLMPEALETWDVDMLARLLPRHLEIIFEINANFLKVASEHFGHDIDVIRRISLVDEYGQRRVRMAHLAIVASQKVNGVSKLHSQLMEREFFSDFARMFPERFTNVTNGITPRRWLAQASPPLSSLIDSRIGTRWRTDLFELAQLRTLKDDPAFASEFRAAKRRNKIRLAQRLLHDTGCTIHPDALFDMQVKRIHEYKRQLLNVLHVIVRYNRIRAHPERDWVPRAIVFAGKAASAYKMAKTIIRLIGDVSQKVNNDPAIGDLLKVVFVPNYGVSVAELMIPAADLSEQISMAGTEASGTGNMKLALNGALTIGTMDGANIEICEAVGRENMFIFGLTASEVGDLRASGYRPRQIYEENEELRLALDQIRTGYFSGGDSHRYSDIFHTLVDWGDHYMVLADFGAYAQAQDAVDARFRDPRAWTASAVENVAGMGQFSSDRTISEYAREIWRVRPLQTD from the coding sequence ATGACAGCCGTCGACCTGGAATTCGATCAGCTCAACAGCACCGTCGATGCACTCAGACGCTCCATCTCCAACCGCTTGATGTACGGCGTCGGCAAGGACGCCGTGGCGGCCCGCCCGCAAGACTGGCTCAATGCCGCGGCGTTTGCCGTGCGTGACCGCCTCGTCGCGAGATGGATGAAAACCACGCGGCAGCAATACGAACAGGACGTCAAGCGCGTCTACTACCTCTCGATGGAATTCCTGATCGGGCGCACGTTCACGAACGCGCTGCTTGCACTTGGGATCCATGATCAGATGCACGAGGCGTTGGCGAGCGTCGGTGTGGACCTCGCGGCCATCACCGAACTCGAGCCTGACGCGGCACTGGGCAATGGCGGCCTGGGCCGCCTGGCTGCCTGCTTTCTCGACTCGATGGCGACGCTCGCGGTGCCCGGCTTCGGCTATGGCATTCGCTACGAGTACGGCATGTTCCGTCAGCAGATCGTGGGCGGCGAGCAGGTGGAGACCCCTGATTACTGGCTGCGCGCGGGCAACCCGTGGGAGTTCCCGCGCCCCGAGGTGCAATACGTCGTTCACTTCGGCGGGCGCACCGTCCAGCGCGAGCATGGTGTCGAGTGGACCGAGACCGAGCATGTCAACGCGATGGCATACGACACGGTGATCCCGGGGTTCGGGACGAGCGCGACCAATACGCTGCGGTTGTGGTCGGCGCGCGCGACCGAGGAACTCGATCTCTCGGCGTTCAACCAGGGCGACTACAGGCGCGCGGTCGAGGCGAAGGAATACTCGGAGAACGTCTCGCGGCTGCTTTATCCCGACGACTCCACGCCGGCAGGGCGCGAGTTGCGTCTTCGCCAGGAGTACTTTTTCGTTTCGGCGACGATGCAGGATCTCATCCGCCGCTATCAGCGCACGCACAGCACCTTTGGCCGCTTCGCGGAGAAAGTGGCGATTCACCTGAACGACACGCACCCGGTGCTCGCGATACCCGAGTTGATGCGGTTGCTCGTCGATGTCCATCATATTCCGTGGGAGCGCGCGTGGAAGATGGTCCACCAGGTGTTTTCCTACACCAACCACACGTTGATGCCGGAAGCGCTGGAAACCTGGGATGTCGATATGCTCGCGCGCCTCTTGCCGCGACATCTCGAGATCATCTTCGAGATCAACGCCAATTTCCTCAAAGTGGCGAGCGAGCACTTCGGCCATGACATCGATGTCATTCGCCGTATATCGCTCGTGGACGAATACGGGCAGCGGCGTGTGCGCATGGCGCATCTGGCCATTGTCGCGAGCCAGAAAGTCAATGGCGTATCGAAGCTGCATTCGCAATTGATGGAGCGCGAGTTCTTCAGCGACTTCGCACGGATGTTCCCCGAGCGTTTCACGAACGTGACGAACGGCATCACGCCGCGGCGATGGCTCGCGCAGGCGAGCCCGCCGCTCTCCTCGCTGATCGACAGCCGCATCGGTACGCGGTGGCGCACCGATCTGTTCGAGCTGGCGCAGTTGCGCACGCTCAAGGACGATCCCGCGTTCGCCTCGGAATTTCGTGCCGCGAAGCGGCGCAACAAGATTCGTCTGGCGCAGCGCCTGTTGCACGACACGGGCTGCACGATCCATCCCGATGCGCTGTTCGACATGCAGGTCAAGCGCATTCACGAGTACAAGCGGCAATTGCTGAACGTGCTGCATGTGATCGTGCGCTACAACCGCATTCGCGCGCATCCGGAGCGCGACTGGGTGCCGCGCGCGATCGTTTTCGCGGGCAAGGCCGCATCCGCGTACAAGATGGCCAAGACGATCATCCGGCTCATTGGCGACGTGAGTCAGAAGGTCAACAACGATCCGGCGATCGGCGATCTGCTGAAGGTCGTGTTCGTGCCGAACTACGGCGTGAGCGTCGCCGAGCTCATGATTCCGGCGGCGGATCTGTCCGAGCAGATTTCGATGGCAGGCACCGAGGCGTCGGGCACGGGCAACATGAAGCTCGCGTTGAACGGCGCGCTCACGATCGGCACGATGGATGGTGCCAACATCGAAATCTGCGAGGCCGTAGGGCGCGAGAATATGTTCATCTTCGGCCTCACTGCGAGCGAAGTCGGCGATCTGCGGGCGTCAGGCTACCGGCCGCGGCAGATCTACGAAGAGAACGAGGAATTGCGGCTCGCGCTCGATCAGATTCGTACGGGCTACTTTTCGGGTGGCGATTCGCATCGCTACTCCGATATATTCCATACGCTCGTGGACTGGGGCGACCATTACATGGTGCTTGCCGATTTCGGTGCCTATGCGCAGGCGCAGGACGCCGTGGACGCGCGCTTTCGCGATCCGCGCGCGTGGACGGCCAGCGCGGTCGAAAACGTTGCCGGCATGGGGCAGTTTTCGTCGGATCGCACGATTTCCGAATATGCGCGCGAAATCTGGCGCGTGAGGCCGCTTCAGACCGATTGA
- a CDS encoding peptidoglycan DD-metalloendopeptidase family protein has translation MMTTTNTTAAVPAIRVRTLTHIALTACIALAAGCTTTDQWFGTSSTGSQSNARLAQPGVQPGYYRVNAGDTLASVAAGFGQRQQDIAEWNRLPMTALLVPGQVLRVVPPTGANASVSGAPAVRLAWPAYGNVLKPTQGAASKAIMIAGRADDPVKAAADGNVIYIGNAVEQYATLIVVKHSDSLVTAYAVNGPVAVKEGDTVRKGQSIAQMGTDKTGRATVQFEIRREGTPMDPLAYLPR, from the coding sequence ATGATGACAACGACAAACACAACGGCTGCGGTGCCCGCCATTCGGGTGCGCACACTCACCCATATCGCGCTGACGGCGTGCATCGCGCTCGCGGCGGGATGCACGACGACCGATCAGTGGTTCGGCACCTCGTCCACCGGCTCGCAATCGAACGCGCGCCTCGCTCAGCCAGGCGTGCAGCCCGGCTATTACCGGGTCAACGCGGGCGATACGCTCGCCAGCGTCGCGGCCGGCTTCGGCCAACGGCAGCAGGACATCGCGGAATGGAACCGGCTGCCCATGACCGCTTTGCTCGTTCCTGGACAGGTGCTGCGCGTCGTGCCGCCGACCGGGGCGAATGCCAGTGTCTCGGGCGCCCCGGCCGTCCGTCTCGCGTGGCCTGCTTACGGGAACGTGCTGAAGCCGACGCAGGGCGCGGCGTCGAAAGCCATCATGATCGCGGGGCGTGCCGACGATCCCGTCAAAGCGGCGGCGGACGGTAACGTCATCTATATCGGCAATGCGGTGGAGCAGTATGCGACGCTGATCGTCGTCAAGCACAGCGATTCGCTCGTGACGGCGTATGCCGTGAACGGACCCGTCGCGGTGAAAGAGGGCGACACGGTTCGCAAGGGGCAGTCGATCGCCCAGATGGGCACCGACAAGACGGGCCGTGCGACCGTGCAATTCGAGATCCGGCGCGAGGGCACGCCGATGGATCCGCTCGCTTATCTGCCGCGCTGA
- a CDS encoding DUF4148 domain-containing protein, which yields MKSLAYALIAATALSVPLVSMAQTQSNGPVTREQVKQDLIRLEQAGYRPTGQDPYYPADIQAAEQRVDAQQGAQVAATADTSGYGGSAADNSQSGSAQQSRPMNVDGVHPLYFGR from the coding sequence ATGAAATCGCTCGCTTATGCCCTTATCGCCGCTACCGCTCTTTCGGTCCCGCTCGTCTCGATGGCACAAACCCAATCGAACGGCCCCGTGACGCGGGAGCAAGTCAAGCAAGACCTGATCCGCCTCGAACAGGCGGGCTACCGTCCGACCGGCCAGGATCCGTATTATCCGGCCGACATCCAGGCCGCCGAGCAACGCGTCGACGCGCAGCAAGGCGCCCAGGTGGCCGCTACGGCCGATACGTCGGGCTATGGTGGCTCGGCTGCCGACAACAGCCAGTCGGGCTCGGCGCAACAAAGCCGTCCGATGAATGTCGACGGTGTGCACCCGCTTTACTTCGGCCGCTAA
- the gndA gene encoding NADP-dependent phosphogluconate dehydrogenase: MGKPAIGVIGLAVMGRNLALNIESRGHTVAVYNRSRAKTDELLAQFPGRQLVPAYTLEAFVASLEKPRRILLMVKAGEATDATIAALKPLLDAGDILIDGGNTHFTDTIRRNQELAKAGLHFIGTGVSGGEEGALKGPSIMPGGQREAYDLVAPILTEIAAKAPDGEPCVAYMGPDGAGHFVKMVHNGIEYGDMQLIAESYSVLQQVAGLTNAELARVYTEWNEGELDSYLIEITARIFGRKDDETGRELVDVILDRAAQKGTGKWTSQNALDLGVPLPLITESVFARVLSSLKTQRVAASKILSGPRPAPRLEGRDAFVEAVRRALYLSKVISYAQGFAQLRAASEEYGWNLEFGSIAKIFRAGCIIRARFLQKITDAYAKNSALANLLLDPYFREIAEQYQAALREVVIAAVTAGVPVPAFASAIAYFDGYRAERLPANLIQAQRDFFGAHTFERIDKEGSYHANWA; the protein is encoded by the coding sequence ATGGGCAAACCTGCCATCGGCGTCATCGGTCTCGCGGTCATGGGGCGCAATCTCGCGCTGAACATCGAGAGCCGCGGCCATACTGTCGCCGTCTACAACCGCAGCCGCGCGAAAACGGACGAACTGCTCGCGCAGTTTCCGGGGCGCCAACTCGTGCCGGCCTACACGCTGGAAGCATTTGTCGCTTCGCTCGAAAAGCCTCGCCGCATTTTGCTGATGGTGAAAGCCGGCGAGGCAACCGATGCGACCATTGCGGCGCTCAAGCCGTTGCTGGACGCCGGCGATATCCTCATCGACGGTGGCAATACGCATTTCACCGACACGATTCGCCGCAACCAGGAGCTGGCGAAGGCGGGCCTGCATTTCATCGGCACCGGCGTGTCGGGTGGCGAAGAGGGCGCGCTCAAGGGGCCGTCGATCATGCCGGGCGGGCAGCGCGAGGCTTACGACCTCGTTGCGCCGATCCTCACAGAGATTGCCGCAAAGGCGCCCGACGGCGAGCCCTGCGTGGCCTACATGGGCCCCGACGGCGCCGGACATTTCGTCAAGATGGTTCACAACGGCATCGAGTACGGCGACATGCAGCTCATCGCGGAAAGCTATTCGGTGCTCCAGCAAGTGGCGGGCTTGACGAACGCCGAGCTCGCGCGTGTCTACACCGAATGGAACGAAGGCGAACTCGACAGCTATCTGATCGAAATCACCGCAAGGATCTTTGGGCGCAAGGACGATGAAACGGGCCGCGAACTCGTCGATGTGATCCTCGACCGGGCTGCGCAAAAAGGGACCGGCAAGTGGACGAGCCAGAATGCGCTCGACCTGGGGGTGCCGTTGCCCCTCATCACGGAATCGGTATTCGCGCGCGTGCTGTCGTCGCTCAAGACACAGCGCGTCGCGGCGAGCAAAATCCTCTCCGGGCCGCGCCCCGCGCCCCGGCTCGAGGGCCGTGACGCATTCGTCGAAGCCGTGCGGCGCGCCCTTTACTTGAGCAAGGTGATCTCGTATGCGCAGGGTTTCGCGCAGTTGCGGGCCGCCTCGGAGGAATACGGCTGGAATCTCGAATTTGGTTCGATCGCGAAAATTTTCCGTGCAGGCTGCATTATTCGTGCGCGATTCCTGCAGAAAATCACCGACGCCTACGCGAAGAACTCCGCACTCGCCAACCTCTTGCTCGACCCGTATTTCCGGGAGATTGCCGAGCAATATCAGGCGGCGTTGCGCGAGGTCGTGATCGCTGCCGTGACCGCGGGCGTACCGGTACCGGCGTTCGCATCGGCCATTGCCTATTTCGACGGCTATCGCGCCGAGCGCCTGCCGGCGAACCTGATTCAGGCACAGCGCGATTTCTTCGGTGCCCACACGTTCGAGCGTATCGATAAGGAAGGCAGCTACCACGCTAATTGGGCGTAG
- a CDS encoding NAD-dependent protein deacetylase, with amino-acid sequence MTETDALLSSIPSASLAAPAHDHAHAEALEALDALGEFVRRHERLFVLTGAGVSTASGIPGYRDANGEWMRAQPIQLQAFLGSEAARCRYWARSMVGWPILAAAQPNAAHRALAQLGHAGRIAALVTQNVDGLHQRAGSAGVIELHGGIDAVTCLACGARHDRSEVQLLLQRANPELAGIVAEASADGDAHLEWAALDAFSVPGCPECGGMLKPAVVFFGESVPRERVDAAVHALESADAMLVVGSSLMVYSGYRFCVWAEKAGTPIAAVNIGRTRADPLLALKVEAPCGDALATLAANVTTHFV; translated from the coding sequence ATGACCGAAACCGATGCCTTGCTGTCTTCTATTCCATCCGCTTCATTGGCGGCGCCCGCGCATGATCACGCCCACGCCGAAGCGCTCGAAGCGCTCGATGCGCTGGGCGAATTCGTACGGCGTCATGAGCGGCTCTTCGTGTTGACGGGGGCGGGCGTCAGCACCGCCTCCGGCATTCCCGGCTACCGCGATGCAAACGGCGAATGGATGCGCGCGCAACCCATTCAACTGCAGGCGTTCCTCGGTTCGGAAGCGGCGCGTTGCCGATATTGGGCGCGCAGCATGGTGGGCTGGCCGATACTTGCCGCGGCGCAGCCGAACGCGGCGCATCGTGCGCTCGCGCAGCTCGGTCATGCGGGGCGTATTGCGGCGCTGGTGACGCAAAACGTCGACGGCCTGCATCAGCGGGCCGGCAGCGCCGGCGTCATCGAGCTGCACGGCGGCATCGATGCGGTCACCTGCCTCGCATGCGGCGCGCGTCATGACCGCTCGGAGGTCCAACTGCTTCTCCAACGCGCCAATCCGGAGCTGGCGGGAATCGTCGCCGAAGCATCGGCGGATGGCGATGCCCACCTCGAATGGGCGGCGCTCGACGCGTTTAGCGTGCCGGGCTGCCCCGAGTGCGGCGGGATGCTGAAGCCCGCGGTCGTCTTTTTCGGCGAGAGCGTGCCGCGCGAACGTGTGGACGCGGCGGTGCACGCGCTCGAGTCCGCCGATGCGATGCTCGTGGTGGGCTCGTCGCTGATGGTCTACTCGGGCTATCGCTTCTGCGTGTGGGCCGAAAAGGCGGGAACGCCGATTGCCGCCGTCAATATCGGGCGCACGCGTGCCGATCCGCTGCTGGCCTTGAAAGTCGAGGCCCCGTGCGGCGACGCGCTGGCGACACTCGCGGCAAACGTGACGACACATTTTGTTTAG
- a CDS encoding type IV pili methyl-accepting chemotaxis transducer N-terminal domain-containing protein, with amino-acid sequence MKQLAEKEQSAVSGQTIGELINVAGRQRMLSQRIVLHVLLAAQGDAAALAIARECLATFSGAHADLVNGNDRLPGVFSDALQALYFGTHRADQRIRQFVADATAAIASIAAGAGPDGEEVAAIIAQATPLLELLQQITLAYQNEMRGVESAAKKRNADLAEQLGHISMQANIVAINARISAGRAGPYGREFAVVTALLSDIVKEMDCMIQTVLGQQAAKR; translated from the coding sequence ATGAAACAACTGGCAGAAAAAGAACAAAGTGCCGTCTCGGGCCAAACCATCGGCGAACTCATCAACGTAGCCGGGCGGCAGCGCATGCTGTCGCAACGGATCGTGCTGCATGTGCTGCTCGCGGCGCAGGGCGATGCCGCCGCGCTCGCCATCGCGCGCGAGTGCCTCGCGACGTTCTCGGGCGCGCATGCCGATCTCGTCAATGGCAACGACCGCCTGCCGGGGGTGTTTTCCGATGCGCTCCAGGCGCTCTACTTCGGCACGCACCGGGCCGATCAGCGCATCCGGCAATTCGTTGCGGACGCAACGGCGGCTATTGCTTCGATCGCGGCCGGAGCAGGTCCGGATGGCGAGGAAGTCGCTGCGATCATCGCGCAGGCAACGCCGCTGCTCGAGCTCCTCCAGCAGATCACGCTCGCTTATCAGAACGAAATGCGCGGGGTCGAGTCAGCGGCGAAAAAGCGCAATGCCGATCTGGCCGAGCAGCTCGGCCATATTTCGATGCAAGCGAACATCGTCGCGATCAACGCACGCATTTCCGCCGGGCGGGCCGGTCCGTACGGGCGCGAATTCGCCGTCGTCACCGCGCTTCTCTCCGATATCGTCAAGGAAATGGATTGCATGATCCAGACGGTACTCGGCCAGCAAGCGGCCAAGCGCTGA